One part of the Vicia villosa cultivar HV-30 ecotype Madison, WI linkage group LG6, Vvil1.0, whole genome shotgun sequence genome encodes these proteins:
- the LOC131614853 gene encoding secreted RxLR effector protein 161-like, translated as MDKANPLSSPMMGRTLNIEKDPFRPKESNKDDLGAEFPYLNVIGALMYLANYTRPDIAFAVNLLARFSSCPTKRHWKGIKHIFRYLRGTSDLGLFYSNNTKPVLLGYADAGYLSDPHNAKSQTGYIFTYGNTAISWRSQKQTLVATSSNHAKVITLHEASKECRWLRSVTRHNQGASGLPIDNNPTILYEDNAACVTQMKEGYIKSDRTKHIPPKFFSFTQELERNKEVDIQYIRSSDNVGDLFTKALPTSIFKKHVQNIGMRHLRDL; from the coding sequence ATGGACAAGGCAAATCCTTTGAGTAGTCCAATGATGGGTAGAACCCTTAATATTGAAAAGGATCCTTTTAGGCCTAAGGAAAGTAACAAAGATGATCTTGGCGCAGAATTTCCATACCTCAATGTCATTGGAGCACTCATGTACCTTGCTAACTATACAAGACCCGATATAGCTTTTGCAGTGAATTTACTAGCAAGATTTAGTTCATGCCCTACTAAAAGACATTGGAAAGGAATAAAGCATATATTTCGATATCTTCGAGGTACATCTGATCttggtttattttattctaacaatacaaaaccagttTTGCTTGGTTATGCAGATGCAGGATATTTGTCAGATCCACATAATGCTAAATCACAAACTGGATATATATTCACATATGGCAACACTGCAATATCATGGAGATCTCAAAAGCAAACTCTTGtagcaacttcttcaaatcatgcaaAAGTAATTACCCTTCATGAAGCAAGCAAAGAGTGTAGATGGTTACGATCGGTAACTCGACACAACCAGGGAGCGTCTGGTTTACCAATTGATAATAATCCAACAATTTTGTATGAAGACAATGCGGCATGTGTTACCCAGATGAAAGAAGGTTACATAAAAAGTGACAGAACCAAGCATATTCCTCCGAAGTTTTTCTCATTCACACAAGAACTAGAAAGAAACAAAGAGGTTGATATTCAGTATATTCGTTCAAGTGATAACGTGGGAGATCTCTTTACAAAGGCACTTCCTACATCAATTTTCAAGAAGCATGTACAAAATATTGGAATGCGTCACCTTCGAGATCTTTAA
- the LOC131610286 gene encoding ankyrin repeat-containing protein At5g02620-like codes for MKKQLTGLRGDSHLHSAIRVGNLELVLEIISENQGDELKELFSMRNNSCETALYIAAENGHLDIVKELIKYHDIGLASLKARNGFDAFHVAAKNGNLEILKVLTEAFPEISMTVDLTNTTALHTAVSQGHIEIVNFLLEKSSSVVTIAKSNGKTAFHSAARNGHVDVIKALLNSEPEIAMRIDKKGQTALHMAVKGQNLEVVDELLKLNPSFANMVDAKGNTALHITTRKGRLQIVQKLLDCKEIDTDVINKSGETALDIAERNGRSDIAKYLQDRGAQNARSVKSPSTNRALELKRTVSDIKSGVHNQLEHTFKTQRRMKGIAKRINKMQAEGLNNAINSNTIVAVLIATVAFAAIFTVPGQYPQNTKQLAPGMSPGEANIAPNIEFLIFVIFDSTALFISLAVVIVQTSVVVIEREAKKQMTAIINKLMWIACVLISVAFLAMSYIVVGDQKELAIAATALGTVIMAATLGTLCYWVIAHRLEASRLRSLRTMTSSRQSLTMSGLSASENEYKAVYAI; via the exons atgaagaagcaATTGACAGGTTTAAGGGGTGATTCTCACCTTCACTCGGCTATTCGAGTTGGGAATTTGGAGTTGGTGTTGGAAATTATATCTGAGAATCAAGGTGATGAATTGAAGGAGTTGTTTTCAATGAGAAATAACTCCTGTGAAACTGCTTTGTATATTGCTGCTGAAAATGGTCATCTTGATATAGTGAAGGAATTGATTAAATATCATGATATTGGGTTGGCTAGCTTGAAAGCTAGAAATGGATTTGATGCTTTTCATGTTGCTGCTAAAAATGGAAATTTGG AGATATTGAAGGTTCTCACTGAGGCATTTCCTGAAATTTCTATGACCGTTGATCTGACAAATACTACTGCACTACACACTGCTGTGTCACAAGGGCATATTGAGATAGTAAATTTTCTCTTAGAGAAAAGCAGCAGCGTCGTAACTATAGCAAAAAGTAACGGAAAAACTGCATTTCATTCTGCTGCAAGAAATGGCCATGTGGATGTCATCAAGGCTCTGCTTAACAGTGAACCTGAAATCGCAATGAGAATTGATAAGAAGGGGCAAACTGCACTTCATATGGCAGTTAAAGGACAAAATTTGGAGGTAGTGGATGAGCTTTTGAAGCTGAACCCATCTTTTGCTAATATGGTGGATGCCAAGGGAAACACTGCGCTGCATATAACAACCCGGAAGGGTCGTCTACAG ATTGTTCAGAAGCTACTAGATTGCAAAGAAATAGACACTGATGTTATTAATAAATCTGGAGAAACAGCTTTGGATATTGCAGAGAGAAATGGTCGCTCAGATATCGCCAAATATTTGCAGGATCGTGGAGCTCAAAATGCTAGGTCCGTCAAGTCGCCTTCTACAAACAGAGCCCTTGAACTCAAACGAACTGTGAGTGACATAAAAAGCGGGGTTCATAATCAGCTGGAACACACGTTTAAAACACAGAGGCGTATGAAGGGCATAGCAAAGCGGATTAACAAGATGCAGGCTGAGGGACTTAACAATGCAATAAACTCCAACACCATAGTTGCTGTCCTCATTGCAACAGTTGCTTTTGCTGCCATATTTACTGTCCCAGGCCAGTATCCTCAGAACACGAAGCAACTCGCTCCTGGAATGTCTCCTGGGGAAGCCAATATCGCTCCCAATATTGAGTTCTTGATATTTGTAATCTTCGATTCTACTGCCCTTTTCATATCATTGGCTGTTGTCATTGTCCAAACATCAGTAGTTGTTATTGAAAGGGAAGCAAAGAAACAAATGACGGCGATTATAAATAAGTTAATGTGGATAGCCTGCGTGCTAATTTCTGTGGCATTTCTCGCGATGTCATACATAGTTGTCGGGGATCAGAAAGAATTGGCTATTGCAGCCACAGCTCTTGGAACGGTGATTATGGCAGCTACTCTAGGAACACTTTGTTATTGGGTGATTGCTCACCGCCTCGAGGCCTCCAGATTACGAAGTCTTAGAACAATGACGAGCAGTAGGCAGTCGTTGACTATGTCAGGACTCTCAGCTTCCGAGAATGAGTACAAAGCAGTGTACGCAATATAA
- the LOC131610287 gene encoding phosphatidate phosphatase PAH1-like, giving the protein MDMVGKFRSLISKGVYSVATPFHPFGGAVDVIVVQQEDGSFRSTPWYVRFGKFQGVLKGAEKFVRINVNGVEAGFYMYLDNSGEAYFVKEVDGDDNVDSNVVVTPEESGLKIGITGHRLDHSVSDLGVVRSTGDDDSLDLSKLRKAESDVDKRFYELQDDQPVIEGSAYLSESEEEYVDSQGSHPGMILVSVDGHMLTAPISESEPTQDNLKLDILQFHLGPGEEAVFDEGEEEFSTTDDNSQLDASTADVPPSIYSSNIDNNTLGIQLEGCQREEGTKTEEAASCMNTENVFKSCLDFHEFDQPAENDNLQNEGSSLIDRNSAEESNENDKESIIQSRNIDGLSPLDMPTTSDNITSPNLKTKLQTVDKDAPVEVDTDSGSHSGTNDVEWSDSQQTHVLENTSEEDNVTAPQTFASTDGDQSHFDSRFDISLCGHELKAGMGFIAAAEVFEAHRISADEFRVSAPSITKNKNLVVKVGESYLPWEKASPLVLGMAAFDLDLPFDPEDTIPVGQDYTLKSSDGIPGPSSSGRRWRLWPLAFRKVKTAEHNSIDESSEDIFLDSVSDLLGSVVEPTPTSVRREFPPKQFVRTNVPSNEMIESLNLKDGQNMVTFNFSTRVLGAQQVEAHLYLWKWNARIVISDVDGTITKSDVLGQVMPLVGKDWNQTGVARLFSAIKENGYHLLFLSARAIVQAYVTRKFLVNLEQDGKTLPTGPVVISPDGLIPSLYREVIKRAPHEFKIACLEDIKKLFPSDYNPFYAGFGNRDTDELSYSKIGIPKGKIFIINPKGEVATSHRVDAKSYTSLHTLVDDMFPATSVLELEDFNCWNFWRLPRPHIDID; this is encoded by the exons ATGGACATGGTAGGGAAATTTAGAAGCTTGATAAGTAAGGGTGTGTATTCAGTTGCTACCCCTTTTCACCCCTTTGGTGGTGCtgttgatgttattgttgttcAGCAAGAAGATGGTAGTTTTAGGAGTACGCCGTGGTATGTTCGGTTTGGTAAATTTCAAGGTGTTCTTAAAGGTGCTGAGAAGTTTGTTAGGATAAATGTGAATGGGGTTGAAGCGGGTTTTTATATGTATCTTGATAATTCTGGGGAGGCTTATTTTGTTAAGGAGgtggatggtgatgataatgtTGACTCGAATGTGGTTGTTACTCCGGAAGAGagtggtttgaaaattggtaTTACTGGTCATAGGCTTGATCATAGTGTATCTGATTTGGGGGTGGTTCGGTCGACGGGTGACGATGATTCCTTGGATTTGTCGAAGCTTCGAAAGGCGGAATCGGATGTTGATAAGAGATTTTATGAGCTTCAAGATGATCAACCTGTGATTGAAGGTTCGGCTTATTTGTCGGAAAGTGAAGAGGAGTATGTGGATTCGCAGGGCTCTCATCCGGGGATGATCTTGGTTAGTGTTGATGGTCATATGTTGACAGCTCCTATCTCTGAATCAGAGCCAACTCAGGATAATTTGAAGTTAGATATTCTTCAGTTTCATTTGGGGCCAGGTGAAGAGGCTGTTTTTGACGAAGGCGAAGAGGAATTTAGCACTACTGATGATAATAGTCAACTGGATGCTTCAACGGCTGATGTACCACCCAGTATTTATAGCTCCAATATTGATAATAATACTCTGGGGATCCAGCTGGAAGGTTGCCAAAGAGAGGAGGGAACCAAAACTGAAGAAGCTGCATCATGTATGAATACAGAGAATGTCTTCAAAAGTTGTTTGGACTTTCATGAATTTGATCAGCCGGCTGAAAACGACAATTTACAAAATGAAGGGTCCTCATTGATCGATCGAAATTCAGCTGAGGAATCTAATGAAAATGATAAAGAGAGCATCATACAATCTAGAAACATTGACGGGTTATCTCCCCTTGACATGCCTACTACTTCAGACAACATTACTTCtccaaatttaaaaacaaaacttcaaACGGTTGATAAAGATGCACCAGTGGAAGTTGACACTGATTCTGGCAGTCATTCTGGTACGAATGATGTGGAGTGGAGTGATAGTCAGCAAACCCATGTACTTGAAAATACTAGTGAGGAAGATAATGTAACTGCACCTCAGACATTTGCTTCCACCGACGGGGATCAAAGTCATTTTGATTCGA GATTCGACATCTCATTGTGTGGTCATGAACTTAAGGCGGGTATGGGTTTTATCGCAGCTGCTGAAGTGTTTGAAGCACATCGAATATCTGCAGATGAATTTAGAGTCTCTGCACCATCAATAACTAAGAATAAAAATCTTGTAGTGAAGGTGGGAGAGAGCTATCTACCGTGGGAAAAGGCCTCCCCTCTTGTTCTTGGAATGGCAGCTTTTGATTTAGACTTACCTTTTGATCCTGAAGATACAATTCCTGTGGGACAGGATTATACGTTGAAGTCTAGCGATGGTATTCCTGGACCATCTTCGTCTGGACGTAGGTGGAGACTCTGGCCTCTTGCCTTTCGAAAAGTAAAGACAGCTGAGCACAATAGTATTGATGAATCAAGTGAGGATATATTTTTAGATTCCGTATCTGATTTGTTAGGTTCTGTTGTTGAGCCAACTCCAACCTCTGTTAGGCGTGAGTTTCCTCCCAAGCAATTTGTAAGGACAAATGTTCCTTCTAATGAAATGATAGAGTCATTGAATCTCAAAGATGGTCAAAATATGGTAACGTTCAATTTCTCTACGAGGGTTCTAGGAGCACAACAG GTTGAAGCTCATCTATATTTATGGAAGTGGAATGCGAGAATTGTAATTTCAGATGTGGATGGAACTATTACCAA atctgatGTTTTGGGGCAGGTCATGCCTTTAGTTGGAAAAGATTGGAACCAGACGGGAGTGGCAAGGCTTTTTTCTGCTATTAAG GAAAATGGATACCATCTACTGTTTTTGAGTGCCCGTGCTATTGTCCAGGCTTACGTAACCAGAAAGTTTTTGGTTAACCTGGAACAG GATGGAAAAACCTTACCAACTGGACCTGTTGTTATTTCACCTGATGGATTAATTCCTTCCCTTTACCGAGAAGTAATAAAAAGAGCTCCTCACGAGTTCAAGATTGCTTGTCTAGAG GATATCAAAAAACTTTTCCCTTCTGATTACAATCCATTCTATGCGGGGTTTGGCAATAGAGACACAGATGAACTTAGTTACAGTAAGATAGGAATTCCAAAGGGTAAAATATTCATCATTAACCCTAAG GGTGAGGTGGCAACAAGTCATCGGGTCGATGCAAAATCGTATACATCTCTACACACACTCGTTGATGACATGTTCCCAGCTACGTCTGTGCTTGAACTG GAGGACTTTAACTGTTGGAATTTTTGGAGACTGCCTCGCCCACATATTGATATTGATTAG